CACTGATCCTACAGTCTTCAAGAGTATGCATGAAGATTTACCGGTATACCAGTACTTAACCTCTTTTTTCGGCATATAAGTTAATTAGTACTTGAGATTTGTTTTCTAAATAGAAACCAAAATCTTTACCTTTTTAGAGTGATAAGAGAGAGAGTGAGATTTGAAAAAGtagcaatttattaaaaaaaatcatataattctATAGTTATGTTTTGGTGTgtacaaatttaatttcctCTCAAATTGGCCCTAACAAAAAacgtaagatattttttatttgtctgaCAAAAGAAAAGGAGGAAGaggaaataatttgaaatctataaaaaaataattgcgtaaaatgttttattttgtttttttctactTCAAATTGATTATTTCCTATTTGAATTAATGTAGGTATTAAGTTATcagttcaattgtttttaaaaagaaatattttactattttatatatacaagtaaTATCAGTAGTATCAATTGGCCCAGAAGGTTTTTTTTAGGTTAAGtgcatgataaaaaaatatacaagaattttttaattaattttatgtttattttgatatcatGGTTGGTTTGCAAGccgtaattaaaaacttatcgTATCAATACAAATAAGGCTGGATGACAGCATGTGGCGACTGatgtatttgttatttgataGCTCCTATCTTATTGCTATGGTTTCGTTTATTATGTTTACACATAGTATCGTCTCAAATGTGTTCCATTTAAATTtccattcaattttaatttagaatttaaaattaaattataaaaatgtatcaatttATTAACTTTCGTTGATTCGGTTCGCAAAGTCGCAATATGTCATTGACattaagttgaaattaaatacgATGGTTGCAGTTTGtgaatttaaattactaatatttaatataaatactcttaGAATACTTAAAGGGCCTGTCTTAATCATTAAACCAGTTAGAGAAACGTAATATCTTCaacatgataatataatgtattcctGATCGAAGCCAAAGTTGACATCCAAAGCAATTTACTCGTGTGTAACGAAGCACGTCTTAGCTCCGGCAATGTCCGACTGCCTGATTATTATGTTTACATAGGTACCTATGttctaataatgtattttaaagctGAAAAAATATAGTATGATACGTTTAGCAAGAGATTATATGTATCATACTATATTTTTTCAGCTTTAAAGTACATTCTTTCACTTTGAcctaaataaatgataaagagtctaaaattatttgtgtttattaggATTTGGGCATTCCGTCCTGGGCGACTTGCGTCGAGGATTTTATAACGAAGCATCGAGAAGCATTGGAAAGTACGCATGTCTCGGAAAATCTTCATCATTGGATTGATATTACCTTTGGTTACAAGTAAGTTTAGTATTTAATATCGCATCGAGaacgaaaatttatttgaaaattggaATTTTTCCTCCTGGAAGCTATCTAGGATTtgcataaatatgtatacagtgcaaaactttcattatttttgcaaaatcttttatttagtGGTCCATGGCTGTCGTTCGTTTTAAGAAATAACAggtataaatttcattaataatatatgacgTCGTTACAAagactgagatggcccagtggttagaacgcgtgcatcttaaccgatgattgcgggttcaaacctaggcaagcaccactatatatatgtgcttaatttgtgtttataattcatctcgtgctcgggggtgaaggaaaacatcgtgaggaaacctgcatgtgtctaatttcattgaaattctgccacatgtgcattccaccaagccgcattggaacagcgtggtggaatacgttccaaaccctctccttaatggaagaggaggccttatctcagcagtgggaaatttacaggctgttactttttttacaaagaCTCTCGGGATCGGCAGCGGTGAAAGCAAAGAACGTGTGCTTGTCGCTCGTGGACGGCAGCACGCGcacgcggcgcggcgcggccgtGCAGCTGCTGGGCGCGCCGCACCCGCCGCGCCGCctgcgcgcgccgccgcccgcgccgccgcgcctgcGCTGGACGCCGCCCAGAGACGCCAGTGAGCATCCCTGATACTTTGCTCCTAGTTCcttggtagggctctgtgcaagcccgtctgggtaggtaccacccactcatcagctattctaccgctaaataacagtactcagtattgttgtgtttcggtctgaagggtgagtgagccagtgtaactacaggcacaagggacataacatcttagttcccaaggttggtggcacattgacgatgtaaggaatagttaatatttcttacagcgtcattgtctatgggcgatggtgactacttaccatcaggttgcccatatgctcctccgcgaacctataccataaaaaaaataataattaaatataatacagagtCTAAAAAATAGAGTATTGctatagttttttaataatcatcgttatttttagaaaaaaccGCCCGAGATAGTTCCGATGAAATATCTGATGATGAAGAAGAATCGAGCAGTCTTCCCCAGCATGTATCACGTTTGACCGTCCCAGCTCAGAGGCTTCGCCGTCACAAAAGCGCTAGCAGGGCGCGTTCGTTATGTAAGGGGCAAGAGGAGGATCTTCCAAATAGTGAGAACCGCGCTTCATCCCACTCCAGACACTATAGAGTCCAGCGATCTGAGCTCGGTAAGGATATAATAtacttgcccaaggagttcaatCCCGCTGCTTCAATTCAAGCATTAGAAGCGTTGGACAATTTCCATACAAAATGTTTCTTCAGCAAAGCGGAGgacaaagaaaaacaaaaggaatCTGTAACAAAAAATCTATACCCGGTGCCGCAAGAAACGAAAGAAACCGAACAACCATCCTCTAGTAAAGAAGCGTTAGAAGAGACTGCGTTTACGAATCACATGTTCCTTGCGTCCTACAATCAGGGTTATTTGAAAAAGTATAGTCAAGATAATTTAGATATTAGAAAAGAGCGAAAGAATAGAATGTTCAATACTCGTTACACGACCGATGCAGCCGTCTTTAAGCAATTCGTGACCGAGAGTCGACGGCAGGACATGCTCGTAATTGGGTGCCTTATTGTTGAAATATTCTTACATACCTATATGCGTCCCTTAAGATTATCTAATGAAAATTTTCTAGAAAGATATAAAAGTTGCCGcacaatactaaaatataatttcaattcgATGCCAAAATGTATCAGCTACGTAGCGTCTTTGCTCTTAAACGTTGAACCTCCAAGCTTGAGCTTCAAGAATGAACTGACTCTTGCTAGGGAAGAaccaactaaaaatataatcgtcACAGATAAAGGCTTACCGCCGCCATCGCCCTCTCAGTTATTACAGCCTCTTATAATGCAGCATTTAATACCATTTCCGCAAAgctttagtatattatataacctcGTTAGTACTTTACATGAATATGAACTTACAAGCAATGAACTACAAATCCTCTATACTTACGAATGTGATGGTACTCAATGCGAGATGTATCAAAACATTGACAAGACTAAACTTTACTTTACCCAAAAGATTGCTGAAGGTAAAATACAGGCTTGTATTAATCATTTAGGAATtctattaaatcaaattactaGCGACAATCAATTCAATGTTctcgatatttttcttcaatattatattcaaatgctCGAAAATAAAGAGACGTCTGTGCTTGCTGCGTGGCACTTATTTGATGTTATAAGTAAAGCGTTAGGGCCTTCAGAGACAAACAAGAAACTCTTGAGACATATATTAAATCTCTACGAAGATGACGACTATGTCTACGATAAGTCAGATCAACATAAGCTGACAGATGTAGACGCCATCACGAGTGCAGGATTAGCGAGTAAACAAAAATACGTTAAACTATATCATCACATATTTCTTCTCCAATTAATGGTCAGACTGGGCCTCCAGTGTTTTTTGGACAATTTTACACAACACTTAGTGGAAGCTGTCGGTGGATACAAGGACACTATGGGCACTGAAAGTGGTTCTCCTGGTCACCTTTGCCACAATCGAGCAACGCTAAGCAAGAAACCAAGATACTCCGATGATAATCTTAAAAATGCTTTGATTAACACTTCCGATATATTTTCTCCTGACACATCTTACGGATCTGAACACGTCGTCACTCCAAATATAGACAAAAGTATTTCGGAAGTAAATGACGTAACGAAAGAAAAAGATCAAGATAGTAGAAGCGAGAATGAATTATTCCATTTCGAAAATGATAAAGATAGAAATCCAAGTCGAAATAGCAAATCCCCGACTGGCTCTTTGGATTCGAGCAACAAAGACTCTAATTTAATTCCGTCGCCATCGGCAGCGGAGTACATTTCACCGGGGAATTCGAGATTCTTTGCgaacatttctttattaaattcgaAAGAAACCAGCATCACAAAAGATGAAAATCAAGAGGTAACATCAGATTCTAATAAGGCACTGACATCACCGACCATTGAGATACCGAGACCTATGTTTACCAGCTACTTGCATTTTGCTGAAGATGATCAAAAATCAGACAGCGTCGAATCCACAAATGAACCACTATTACGACAGATTAAGAGTTTAGATTTGACTCGGAATGTAGCGAATAAGATTGTAAATATATCTCTAGGCAATGAAGAGGACAACGAAAATAACGATAAAGATAATGGTGATGgtgattataaaatatcagaTATGAGTTCCGAAAGCCTCATATGGCTGTCGCACAGGCTGGGCCCAGTGCTCACGTGCAGATATATCACAAGGAATCTGCTAAAGATGCTCACTCTGTGCTACATCGGTAAAGAAAATCTGGCACCCTGGGATGGTGATGAAAGGGATGAATTTGATGATATATCGATCGTCAACAGTAAAGTCGTCGGTGATAGGAACGCAATGAAAGTTATTAAATGTCTCACTTCTATAGTCGGTAAGTTTCCATTACTGCTTTTAAAACTGTAAGTTTTTTGATTGTGGAACGATAGTTAAACGTCttataatgttttctttcagcCATGTATGGAGAGCATCTGATAATATTTCAGTATCTCCCACACATGGGGGAACTGATCGCGTCCTGCAGGCGGCGATTGTCGACGCCGTTGGAGGGCGGAGTGGTGGCTTGTTTGCAGCTTATAAAGTATCTTCTACCATTTATATCAGATGTTAAGGTCATGGAACAGTTGCAAGTGAGTCAGTCTTTACACTAAGTTTGAAgcactttatatttttagaatatagttcatttagtatttaattttatcgtaaaaTATTTGAGATACACTATATTTTCGAAATATCAAACGATTACATATAGCAAACATTTGTTGTAAGTCTAGCAAAGATGTGTTGTTAATCTATGCTGATATTtcattgtacattatttttctatatggaTCAGACTGTTGGGCTACATAAGGGATGACTGAaaacaattgcatgttgcggagatgagaaggCTAAGAgaaatgtgtggtgttacgcgaatgggtAGATTAAAGAAATTAGTACATAAGAGGTCatggacgaccaaagaaacgacgGACGGATTGTGTGGcagaagatatggttagaaagaatgtaaCTCGTGAGATGACATCCGACAGAGAGGAAGAATGAAGGAGCATACATGCTGCGCCGACAAAATTGGCATAAGGGGATGATTGGGAAGGATGatgatgtacaatatttttatattttacaacattACGTATATCGATCGtccgtattaaatatatgtgtaataaacTGTTCATGTCCATTCATATAGTAAGTTCGGTTACTTCGCACCATAACGATCTATTTACAAAgcgattttataatttttttatttaatttccacCATTACAGCACGCGAAATCAATTTCGCACCTGAATACTTAAGTCGACCAACTAAATCGATTGAGTTTACATTTTTCACGCAATTGGTGCTCGTGACTGTATCGTCAttactgtataaaattatacacattttaGATATAgagttttactttaataatcgCAAGCGTCGCGTATCGCTCGCAGGACACGTTTCTGAAGTCGATCCTGCAGCCGGCGCTGCGGCTGGCGTCCACGGCGCGCTGCGCCTACCCCAGCGGGGCGGCCGCGCGCGCCGCACTCGCGCGCAAGCTGCTGGGCGCGCTGCACGCCGTGGCGCTGCGCGTCGGGCCCGAGATGACGCGCCGCCACCTCTGCGTGCCCGCGCTGCAGaggtatagcacgacacaaattagatgtagcatcggaaaatgaaatggaatgaaattaaaaacgattactgccgatgtacacaaccaatagaaatggctccctatcgcgccattcgacgctattcgtcgctatagattcacgcgtcaaagaaagcaagtgcatgtaaatcgacgcgtcaaattgacgaatatattaggtcatatgatattacaagttattacgtttgtgcaaagatcatattcgcatgagaaataaatattgataatttggtatagcgtactcaattcggatgtgatcggttttacgaattttgccgatgcgacatctaagttgtgtcgtactatacgcacGCGCCACACTCGTCACACTACTCACACTCGATTATTGCGCACGCACCGAAAGAGGGGGCGAGGGGTTCTCGTTCGATTATTACGCACGCAGTGAGGGGGGGCGTGGTAATTTCGTGCTAGGCTACTTATTAATCCTAACCAATTAAGGAAAGAGCagattaaagtttttaattaccaAAACTTAATCGAAAA
This window of the Vanessa cardui chromosome 5, ilVanCard2.1, whole genome shotgun sequence genome carries:
- the LOC124529740 gene encoding WD repeat-containing protein 81, with amino-acid sequence MDKISKELDINSKNIFTTASPNLFAVVVHNNWLKWFKNAEVYNCVEKELDFTLQPGESVPYPWRKIFIRVLSKKVSKVLPLPRYKLNETIVETPLTFAQLLQYVSQSNQRNLWKESYKKYCQNNESIKESTIVNLLEHDQLVAEVILRLYGCHIIRARSAEKFTYYKESTSKHVLKSYETHANLLAAMFVLETNNNYFIVYRGHYENNLLDCLNFSPNLIDKTYARGLFIVYQLLSVSKALSDRGLSLGTLKLQDIYMSEDLWLQIIPPITNNIHCLDPALICEQNRNRHTSCQSPPLNGENTQKASDEWCWRSDAVQLEKLCMLWVRGRISNLDYLLHLNVLAGRSANDPQAHFMVPWVTDFSSRCGRNWRDLSKSKYRLNKGDRQLDMTYDVLSCNGQIPHHVTDALSDITCYVYLARRTPKETLCKYVRNKWVPAEYPASIQRMQEWTPDECIPEFYTDPTVFKSMHEDLPDLGIPSWATCVEDFITKHREALESTHVSENLHHWIDITFGYKLSGSAAVKAKNVCLSLVDGSTRTRRGAAVQLLGAPHPPRRLRAPPPAPPRLRWTPPRDAKKTARDSSDEISDDEEESSSLPQHVSRLTVPAQRLRRHKSASRARSLCKGQEEDLPNSENRASSHSRHYRVQRSELGKDIIYLPKEFNPAASIQALEALDNFHTKCFFSKAEDKEKQKESVTKNLYPVPQETKETEQPSSSKEALEETAFTNHMFLASYNQGYLKKYSQDNLDIRKERKNRMFNTRYTTDAAVFKQFVTESRRQDMLVIGCLIVEIFLHTYMRPLRLSNENFLERYKSCRTILKYNFNSMPKCISYVASLLLNVEPPSLSFKNELTLAREEPTKNIIVTDKGLPPPSPSQLLQPLIMQHLIPFPQSFSILYNLVSTLHEYELTSNELQILYTYECDGTQCEMYQNIDKTKLYFTQKIAEGKIQACINHLGILLNQITSDNQFNVLDIFLQYYIQMLENKETSVLAAWHLFDVISKALGPSETNKKLLRHILNLYEDDDYVYDKSDQHKLTDVDAITSAGLASKQKYVKLYHHIFLLQLMVRLGLQCFLDNFTQHLVEAVGGYKDTMGTESGSPGHLCHNRATLSKKPRYSDDNLKNALINTSDIFSPDTSYGSEHVVTPNIDKSISEVNDVTKEKDQDSRSENELFHFENDKDRNPSRNSKSPTGSLDSSNKDSNLIPSPSAAEYISPGNSRFFANISLLNSKETSITKDENQEVTSDSNKALTSPTIEIPRPMFTSYLHFAEDDQKSDSVESTNEPLLRQIKSLDLTRNVANKIVNISLGNEEDNENNDKDNGDGDYKISDMSSESLIWLSHRLGPVLTCRYITRNLLKMLTLCYIGKENLAPWDGDERDEFDDISIVNSKVVGDRNAMKVIKCLTSIVAMYGEHLIIFQYLPHMGELIASCRRRLSTPLEGGVVACLQLIKYLLPFISDVKVMEQLQDTFLKSILQPALRLASTARCAYPSGAAARAALARKLLGALHAVALRVGPEMTRRHLCVPALQRFFLAFDKASGKTDNWPKQDDNNLDKSSEQDSTDSKLEGFLEICRDGSTAEWAIKDGRVVRSDLPELACTPPSLGDRHDVTTLSAQEELLMVFDEELAYHSYTTFAKLIGTDTLERCLKNSETIRALCSKYRQANLISSPLHTSRPDKRFQSSLSDEPLSRKTIDIPSKADAAEHVSNSNSFGSNVTLVGNRIDVAHASEGAPQVDGFDVVAYKMDAGNKSERHLRGDWLIYWEHEIGRADKDARFNLKQIKLQTFVGHSHSVKSIHCLDNENSFMSGSKDKTVRLWSLRNQGDGNAVTQCNWTYTGHKKGVLSLTFLESLRLAVSTDSVVHIWDPFMESVVCQLDSTRSQAAVSIVRALPGPACAVLAATTDATLRVLDARAPAHPHELKVVSGGASFIRCMCVSPSGAWACVGLASGALALLDVRTGATRAAWRAHDGEVLRLAAVDDHRILSSGLDQVTALWRADDGELIAHLKGSTEPVHCLSVYYNELISGTTNNRIGVHTSLDQEASFSSTKLRSDTFKGVLTCMSVLPLNRLLLLGSDNGTISLLC